A genomic window from Halorubrum lacusprofundi ATCC 49239 includes:
- a CDS encoding CBS domain-containing protein, which produces MRGIKIGTVLGIPVRLNWTFLIVLPLFAYLIGSQVGMIAEVMNEAFSAGIDPAALGAGLTPWALGLAAALGLFGGVLLHEFGHSIVAMRYGYEIESITLWLLGGIASFTEFPEDWKHEFWIAIAGPVVSVAVGLVCYGVFVLAPLGSNAVLFVFGYLALLNIVLAVFNMLPAFPMDGGRVLRALLARNQPHAQATQRAAAIGKVFAFFMGLIGLFTFQLLLIVLAFFIYIAASGEAQQTTLKAAFEDVTVADVMTRREDLHTVTGDTSVADLMSRMFEERHTGYPVLHGGNLVGMVTLEDARSVRDVERDAYQVADVMETEVVGVGPEADAMTALQTMQENGVGRLPVVDRSDELVGLISRSDLMTAFNIIQTGGTPSLISGRRQGAEGGPGVF; this is translated from the coding sequence ATGCGTGGAATCAAGATCGGGACGGTGCTGGGGATCCCGGTCAGGCTCAACTGGACGTTTCTGATCGTACTGCCGCTTTTCGCCTACCTCATCGGCTCGCAGGTCGGGATGATCGCCGAGGTGATGAACGAGGCGTTCAGCGCCGGCATCGACCCCGCCGCGCTCGGTGCGGGGCTCACGCCGTGGGCACTCGGGTTGGCGGCCGCACTCGGGCTGTTCGGCGGCGTCCTCCTCCACGAGTTCGGCCACTCGATCGTCGCCATGCGGTACGGGTACGAGATCGAGTCGATCACCCTGTGGCTGCTCGGCGGGATCGCCAGCTTCACCGAGTTCCCCGAGGACTGGAAACACGAGTTCTGGATCGCGATCGCGGGACCGGTCGTCAGCGTCGCCGTCGGGCTCGTCTGTTACGGCGTGTTCGTGCTCGCGCCGCTCGGCTCGAACGCCGTGTTGTTCGTCTTCGGCTACCTCGCGCTGTTGAACATCGTGCTCGCGGTGTTCAACATGCTTCCCGCCTTCCCGATGGACGGCGGGCGCGTCCTTCGGGCGCTCCTCGCGCGGAACCAGCCGCACGCGCAGGCGACCCAGCGCGCAGCCGCGATCGGGAAGGTGTTCGCCTTCTTCATGGGACTGATCGGACTGTTCACCTTCCAGCTCCTGCTGATCGTGTTGGCCTTCTTCATCTACATCGCCGCCTCCGGCGAGGCCCAGCAGACGACGCTGAAGGCCGCCTTCGAGGACGTCACCGTCGCCGACGTGATGACCCGCCGCGAGGACCTCCACACCGTCACCGGAGACACCTCTGTCGCGGATCTGATGAGCCGGATGTTCGAGGAGCGCCACACCGGCTACCCCGTGCTCCACGGCGGCAACCTCGTCGGGATGGTGACCTTAGAGGACGCCCGATCGGTCCGGGATGTCGAGCGGGACGCCTACCAGGTCGCAGACGTGATGGAGACCGAAGTGGTCGGCGTCGGTCCCGAGGCCGACGCGATGACCGCGCTCCAGACGATGCAGGAGAACGGCGTCGGCCGGCTCCCGGTCGTCGATCGGAGCGACGAGCTGGTCGGACTCATCTCCCGTTCGGACCTGATGACCGCGTTCAACATCATCCAGACGGGTGGCACTCCGAGCCTCATCAGCGGACGCCGACAGGGGGCCGAAGGCGGCCCCGGCGTGTTCTGA
- the larE gene encoding ATP-dependent sacrificial sulfur transferase LarE, which produces MSHHTLAADGSDLAPETAAKAATARDALAERDDVLVAFSGGVDSSVVAALACDALGDDAVACTARSETLPAAELDDAERVAGEIGIRHETVTFSELDDPNFVANDGDRCYHCRTMRLGQMYETAQDLGIGTVCDGTNADDPGEGHRPGLRAVEELDVFSPLLDAEITKDEVREIAEAYDLSVADKPSMACLSSRIPTGLEVTEERLTRVEKAERVLREWGFEGFRVRDHDGLARVEIAPDELERALDPAFADAVHEHLTDVGFEYVTLDMAGYRTGSVSPGGNGGEEKDDDTDSDGTDIDLGRQYPR; this is translated from the coding sequence ATGAGCCACCACACCCTCGCCGCCGACGGGAGCGATCTCGCCCCGGAGACGGCGGCGAAAGCGGCGACTGCCCGCGACGCGCTCGCCGAGCGCGACGATGTTCTCGTCGCCTTTTCCGGCGGCGTCGACTCCTCGGTCGTCGCGGCGCTCGCGTGCGACGCGCTCGGCGACGACGCGGTCGCGTGCACCGCACGGAGCGAGACGCTGCCGGCCGCGGAGCTCGACGACGCCGAGCGAGTCGCCGGCGAGATCGGAATCCGCCACGAGACGGTCACCTTCTCCGAACTCGACGATCCGAACTTCGTCGCCAACGACGGCGACCGCTGTTACCACTGCCGAACGATGCGGCTCGGGCAGATGTACGAAACGGCCCAAGATCTCGGTATCGGCACTGTTTGCGACGGGACGAACGCCGACGACCCCGGCGAGGGCCACCGTCCCGGCCTGCGTGCAGTCGAGGAGCTGGACGTGTTCTCGCCGCTTTTGGACGCCGAGATTACGAAAGACGAGGTCCGCGAAATCGCCGAGGCGTACGATCTGTCGGTCGCCGACAAGCCCTCGATGGCGTGTCTCTCCTCGCGGATCCCGACCGGACTGGAGGTGACCGAGGAGCGGCTGACCCGCGTCGAGAAGGCCGAGCGGGTGCTCCGCGAGTGGGGATTCGAAGGGTTTCGCGTCCGCGACCACGACGGGCTCGCGCGCGTCGAGATCGCGCCCGACGAACTTGAGCGCGCGCTTGACCCGGCGTTCGCCGACGCGGTCCACGAACACCTCACCGATGTCGGGTTCGAGTACGTCACCCTCGACATGGCGGGCTACCGCACCGGGAGCGTGAGCCCGGGCGGTAACGGGGGCGAAGAGAAGGATGATGACACGGACAGCGACGGGACGGATATTGATCTCGGTCGGCAGTACCCTCGTTGA